The DNA segment TTGGTAGTTTCCTGACTTTTGTAAAAGGGGGGAACGGGAGGGAACAAACTAAACAAGCGCTCCAATTCCAGATAGAAGATACGAAACAAGTTACAAAGGCTAGCGTTTATCCATTTCAGCCGGTCCCAAAAAAAACCTCTGcaacaataaatacataaataagacCGTAGAAGCATTCTGTAAAACCAGACACTCGAAAAAGGGGCTTGAGATTAACGCCGCTCCCCGAGAACACGTACGGTAtaccatcatcatcctcatcatgcACGGATGGCCACATGGTCACATGACTCGGCTGCTACATCTACCGGTGGGGATGTTGCATGAAACTCCGCGTGAGACTAAGCGAAGCCACAAGAATATCCAAAAACATCCACAAAGCGCACTAAAAaggaaaaccaaaataaaattggCACTAAATAAATGGCTCGTTAAATTTCATAACAAAAGGAACCGTCTGGTTTCGTTGTCATCACGGGACGATATATGGGGTCAAATGTGgggattgtcttttttttcttttaagcaaCCTTTGAATACACagcaaagatatttttttttttattcacttcaAATCCAAAAAACATTAGAAAGTTGAGAGCTTAACTAGAAGGtgtttatattattttcttAATTGGCTTCACAAATTTTAGTAACTGCtacgaaaaaaaacacaaaaacaagcaaaaatgtGGTCGCGGCCCCGTCGTGAAGCGACTTAAGACTCCACGTGGTGGATGAAGAGATGAAACGCCGtccaaaaaaaatgacttgtggAGGTTTTTATTTTCCGTCTCAAGCTCGGCAAGGTCGCTCGTTTGGGTTTTAGCCACTGCGGGAGCTGCCGTCGCCCGTACGCTGCACTCTCGCCAGCACCATCTCGTGGGTCACTCGTTTGCGGTCCTTGGCGAGGCCCAGGAGGCACATCAAGTCGATGAAGCAGGTGGTCAGGTTCATCTTGACGCCGAACTCGCTGGTGGCATAGTCGTACGGGAAGGTGTGGTGGTAGTTGTGAAATCCTTCTCCTGGACCAAAATACATTAGGACACTTTATGAGAACAGTAGGCTGATAGTCAAATAATAATATTCAAATAAAGATGAATTAAAAACAATCGCTGATTTTAAATCGATTCATTCAACTGCTCAAAAATGACTTCAATTTTGAATTTAGCATCCATGTTTGTATTGTTCCATACCTATGGCGCTGAACGTGACAAACTTGTTCTCCCGGGGGTTGATGCTCTGGTCGTACGGCCGGTTGCCCCACATGTGCGCGGCGCTGTTGACCAGCCAGGTAGCGTTGAGCACTAGTGTGTAGCGCAGCAACGCCGGCACAAAGTAGGCCACCCACAGGGACTCGCCCCAAAAGTACCAAGGCACGAACATGGGCACCATGAAGCACATGAGCAGCACTGACTTCTTGTAGTGACTGTTGGGAGAAAAGCGATAGACGGCAGTGAATGTGTGCCATCCAAACTAATAATCACATTTTATACGTTTAAAAAGCAACAATTAACAATTTTGCCTTCGCTTAACCCCAAAATACTAATTACATAAAAATATCCCAAATCAAAAGCTCTTAGAATTGCTCATTTTTGTGACTTTCAAACTTGGCTAACTACATGAGGAAACAATGATTCTTGAAGAGCAGAGAGGTCATTCTAAATTTTGTATTATCGTCAATGAGTGCATGTTTTTCTTATCCAAATGGATGCACTTCTGCCCAAAAATTCATCCCTACCAATAAGCGTGTTTACAAGCAACCATAGCAACACGGAATGAGATAATCCCCTCAAAAGCAAAGTGTTTTCCATGGTGAAGTACTCACTTCCTCTGAAACATGACCACCTTGTCGGCCAGCAGGTCATGAAGCTCCAGCTTGCGTCCCTTCTCGATGACATCGGGGTGTTTGCGCACCAGCAGCCAGCCGATGTGGGCGAAAAAGAAGCCGCGCACGGCGTTGTGAGGGTCGGCGTCCGTTTCAGAGTACTTGTGGTGGACCCTGTGGTCGCGAGCCCACTCGTAGATGTCGTTCTGCCGAGCGGGGGAAACATTTTAAGATTAACAACCGAAGCGTGATAATAGATTGGAATTATTTTGCGAGGGTACCTGAAAGGACATGGAGTTGGCCATGGCCAGGAAGATCTTTAAAGGTAGAGTGGCCTTGTAGGACCTGTGACTCCACAGGCGGTGAGCACCTGCCGTCACTCCTAAAGCACTTATCACAAAGCAGAGTGTGGCTGCAAAGAGACAAAATGCGCATCAATACAAATTCGTACCGCTCTAAAAGCTTTGTCTGAAAATCTGCAATAGGGAGGCAGCCtttaaaaatatgcaaaatatttttgggcTCATCAAATTACTCCAAATCGTATGTTAACATCTATTAattgacaaaaataattatGAAGCCCTAGTCGAGTTATAAACTTTTTTCAAGTTACAAACTTTTTTTCAGAGGGGAGGTGTTAACTGTAGTGTTTTTTAAAAAGCCAACCGTGTTTCACATCCAACTGAATTAGCGGCGGGCGCGTCAAGGCATGTTACGCAGTAGTGTGACCTGAGTCATATAGCACATGATCACTGTAGCATGATCATTTTATTCACTTTTCACAAACAGCTTCTGCAACGTGCATGTGGAGATTTACCGGGAGGAAATCCATTTGAAGAAAtaaatttgtattttacaatATTAGACGATATTAGATTCTGATGATAACTGAGCAAAAGATACTGCAACATTACGTTATAAGAATTAAAGCTCTTACGATGACCTTTTATGAAACATTTGGGTAAATAACTTCATAGAAAATCTTACTTAATGAACTCTTTGAAGCTTTGGTTAAAAGGTGCAAAGGACCTTTGTTATTAAAGTCTAGAAAGCAATGCTATGCCAGTTTGAATGAGATGACTTCCAAGTTTTTATTATTTCCTAAACACAACTTTGAGCAAAGTGAAAAGACTACGACGACTTCTTAGGAAGTCTATTTTCCTTCATTTGCTATGGAtaatttttgattattttttaaatcttacgTAAAACTCACACAACCAGTTTTATTGCCCCTGGGACagaattagttttttttaaaaaaatccccTGGAAAAATTGGCAACAACATTACACCCTATTTCAAGGTTCTGCTGTTTCCCACAAAGAAAAATTGAGCACGATATATATTATGCCGCTTTGTCATTAAAGTCAAGAGTGGGTGTTTTGACTTTTCCATGAATAATTCCAAATTTACATCAAAGTCAACATAGTATCAAAGTGTTTTAAGGGCCAGAGTTTGGTCATTGCATGTCCCCTAAGGCAATTGGACTGAAATGGGACCATGGCATTCACCTTTCACGGTTTCCGCTTAACTACAAAACATCTACTGTCCCGTCAATGTTTAGTATTGATGAATAATGACGTTGGACATTCTTTTAAGGTGTGTCTGTCTCAAATCGTCCACGTTGGTGCTATTCAACAAAGTTTTGTAGCATGCCGGTGTTAGGAACGGACGGAACACATGATAGTGAACAAACGATATGGCACGACAGTCGTGCACTTACACCAGAGCAGCGTAGAGAGACTGGCGCTGGGGATGAGGAGAACGCCGTACAGCGCGCCTATATGCAACAGGGTCATGAGGACGACGTTCCTCCATACGATGGTCGTCGGCGGCTTGGGGCCTTGCTTCTCTTCGTATGTGTGGTCGAACGCGTCTTCCGTGCAGGAGGCCTCCATCGGAGAGCCGTTGCAGGATGcgggctgttgttgttgttgcttctCCGTTTGCTCCCCCTCCTCCGTCATCGCGGTGCTGTCGGTTTGCTTTGACTGCAGAAATGCTCTTCGaatcaaaaatacaaaatgatgaCAGGCGTTAAGAGTGGTGGCGAGTCCAACGGAGGCAAGCGGCGACAGAGACGGTGATGCTCAGGCCACTCGGAAACGTTGCATAACGTCAGTATGACAAGCTCCTTGAAAATCAAGCAAGGGGGTGGGCACTTTCGCAACTCACCGGAAGCGGGATTAAAGAGGTCTGTGAAGCAGCGACAGCTAGACGATCGTCTTGTTTTAAACGCAAAATTAAAGAGAACGAGAAGTGTGTCGCATCAAAACCAAAAGGGATGGGGAAGCGCGAGGTGCCTCAGCGGCTCCCCCAGCCAATAGGCATGGAGCTCCCTCCCACTCGCCACTCTCTGAATGGCTGCAGGCACATCTGCTGTTCGCCACCACTTTGGATCTCGATCCAGATGTTTTATCGTGTGCCCCCAGTTCCCCCACGCACCCACTTGTGCCCCACTGTCACAGCACCGGAGTTAGATGTGGGAACGGAATAGTTGTTTTAAATTGGGAACGGCTCCAACAGTACGTAAACGTGCATGCAAATTGACGTACAAGTTTGGTATACCTGCACGATCCAATcagatttgaaatgaaatacgTACTTTAAAATTTCTTTTAGGCatattttattgtcaatttgacccaacttcctTGGGTTGTTTTGCACAAAACAGCCCATTTTCTGATCAAAATCACTCAAAAgaatttttgttttggtaaaaTGTCAACAGCATAATGAGAGGACTGTTTCGATGCAAATTAGAACTGAACCGTGAAATGTATTGGTCAATTAGTGCGGCTTAAACtggttttgtgttttgttttcatttttagcTTCTTTGGGAATAGCAAGGTGAGCAAAAACTATTAAATCAACGTACAGTTGTGCATCCAAAATTTAGAGGTCAAAATAAGTTCACTTGTTAAGTTAGGTTCTCCCTGAAATTTCACCTGAACAAATATCCTCAGCTTTTCTAGAATAGTACAAatagaaatttaaaataaaatacttaaatacatcacagttAGAACAAATGAAATCAACTCAAAGAATGAATAATATACCTACACAATTATATGATCAAATAAAACAACatataaacaacaaataaaacaaaagcgaTAGCTACTAGTTTGACTATACCTTGTCTATGAATTAGTTGGATAAGTCCTCACTGGGTGCCAACCGCTGAAAATTCAGCTTTCTTtgacctatatatatatatttgaatatttgtctCCCTCTAACGGACAACCTAATCCACCACACCATCGGTCATCCCTCGCTAACTGTGCTAACCCATTTCATTAAATCCCCAGTTATACGTTTGAaaggttgcaaaaaaaaagacgtcaACTCCACTGCGTTTACCAGCGTCAGCATCTGTATGACGTCACCATCACGTCGCTGTCGACTTCCGGTCCTGCTGCTAACCACCGAGGTCCACCACCACCATGGAGGTGAACCGGGATGAGGCGGAGCGGTGCATCGACATCGCCGCTGCGGCGCTGGGCAACGACCAGCCGGACAAGGCGAGGAGATTCCTGGAGAAAGCCCAGAGGCTCTTCCCCACCGAGAAGGCGAGGGGTGAGTCGAGTCTGCTATCACTTGAACGCatcacctgtttttttttttgttgttttgttttttgcatggATGTCGATGTGAAAATACAGTATGATGTACAGTACATGGAAGAAAGGGGGCGCTTGGTATTGTAACACTGCAAGCTAAAGCTATCACAACCAATGAATCACCTGCAATGCACAGAAATGCATATTTCAAAACCAATTCATTTAAAATTAGTGCTTGGACCAGAGGCCATTTTGGACAGTTCAGTTGGAACAAATCAGGTCAGGTTGTGGAAGAACAAGCTAAACAAATAAGCATTCCCAACCCTTTATTAATTtatactgaaaagaaaaaaacgttacCAGAGAGTCTGTTGGTAAATAACCAAAATAAAGAATTATACATAAattacaagttaaaaaaaaagtgaccctTCCTGTTTATTTCACTTCGTTGCAAATATTTATGAAATCCTAGTCTTCAATATTTACTGAAAATCTTGCCTATGAAATACCCATAAATGACACAAGGTGGCGTTAAAGTCTTGGCTAATTGAAGAGTCCATAGTTTTCCCCCTTTGTGGAGCAAGATCAAGAGTGAACAAGACAAAAACTGTCCGCAAAAGCCGTTGTTGTTTGTCCATAGTGCTACTgaagctcatctccaagaatgGCTTCACACCCAGACATGCGGACTTGAATGGAGACTCAGGACCTCGTCCACGACAGAACCAAAGTGACGGTAGCAGAGGTGAAGAGAAACCCTCTGAAACTTCAAATTCCTACACCGCAGAGCAGATGGATTCTGTGCGAAGGTATCtaatcaaagaaaagaaaatgcaaaaatatCACTACTAGCACAATGACTTTGTATGACAAATCCCCGCGTTCTAATTGCAGGATCAAGAAATGCAAAGATTTCTACGAGATCCTCGGCGTACAGAAGGACGCCTCTGAGGACGAGCTCAAAAGATCATATCGGAAGCTGGCCTTAAAATTCCATCCAGATAAGAATCATGCTCCCGGTGCAACGGATGCATTTAAAGGTAACACGTCTTTTGATAAACTTTTGCACAACCATAATAAATATGTTTGTTACTGGTTTTCAACTGAGCAGCCATCGGGAACGCGTACGGCGTGTTGAGCAACGCAAACAAAAGACGACATTATGACTCGTGCGGTGAGGAGAAGCGGCATCCTTCCCGACAGGCAGAAGCCAACTTTGACGCGGATATTTCTCCTGAGGACCTCTTCAACATGTTCTTCGGAGGAGGTTATCCAGCAAGTGCGTCTCACCGCTATCACCTTTCAAATTTTGTGTACCGTTTCATTATTCAGTTAGTATTCTGATTTAGGTAGTAACCACGCATACACAACCGGGAGGATGCGTCAACAGAGGCCACAAAGAAGAGAGCGACCACGAGACGTGAGTATGCTTTGGACATCAGGAGGCGTTATTGAGTCATGTTTATATATACTTTGGACACCAGGGGTCAGTATAATGAAGCTATTCATAATAAACGAGTTTCAGATCTGAGTAACTCAGCAAAGCTGCAGTAATAGGAGTTATTTTATTGAAAAGGATAAACAATATATATTCCTTTGAGAGCGACATGAGGGGTCTAATTTGCAAGCTAATTGCTATGATCatcatttttgttattgtttcctCAGGGGGGCCTCGCCCTCTTTGTGCAAGTCATGCCCATCCTCATCCTGGTTATCGTGTCAGCTCTCAGCCAAATCATGGTCAAAAGTCCCGTCTACAGCCTCAGCTATCGCCCGTGAGTTAGAAaatgacagaaactttacattGCCCCAGATTCGTCACCTCATATCTCCTTATCACGCACGTGCCAGGTCAGCAGGCCACACACAAAAGCGGCTGACGGAAAACCTGAAAGTGGCCTACTATGTGGCAGAGCACTTTCCCAAAGATGTCACCGATGGGAATCTCAAGCACTTGGAGCAGACGGTGGAGGACGATTATATCTCCAACCTGCGTAACAATTGCTGGAAGGAGAAACAGCAAAGTAGGTTGTAAATTCAAGAACCAGGTCGCTCCATTAGGTTCATATTTGCGTTCTCTGTCTTGCGCAGAGGAAGGCATGCTCTACCGAGCACGCTATTTCGGTGACACCGATCTGTACCAGAGGGCGCAGAGGGCTCGAACGCCGAGCTGCGCCAAGCTGTCAGAGATCACCGCGTCCGTACACGGCTGATGTCGCCCTCGCCTTCCTCCTTATTTTGACAAGTAAGCATTGGATCTGTCGATTAATATACACCTTTGGGGTTACAAAAGTTGCTATACACAAACTAATTGTCGAAATATAAATATGTGCACGTTTGGGATTGTAAGGACTTTTTGATTGGCGTCCATTTGGTTGAATGACACCGGTCGATCCAGCGAAGGCGGAGCTTCATATCGACTTAATGATTTATGTCGggcaaaaagacaacaaaaggaAACAATTATATGTTtgtatttgatttattgatCTATTTGTCTTTTCTAGGCTGACCTGGCTGTAAATATCAGCTTACCTTCTAGACAAGACAATTTGACATGCAACACAAGACAAAGCAGCGCCTGCTAAACTGGTTAAAAGCCACGAAGCATTGCGAAAAACGGTAAGGATTAGCTCTAGGCCGCTAAGCGAAACAGTTTCATGAGCCTGTGGCGCGGGACTTCTTTTTGGGGCCGTTTAATTTAATCTACAAGAAAGTTTGAGGCATTCCGCTTCAGTCGTACCTTGGAAGCTAATTTTTGAATCTATGCACAAGTCATGGGAAAACACACACGTGTATTGTCCGTCACGTCAACTCCAATGTTGTCACTGATGTCTCTTCCACAGTAATGTGCAAAGGTTTTATGAAATGCACTATTAGATGAATTGTCGGTTATCACATTAGTAACATTAGCGGTAAACCTAATCCTGCCCTAAAAACCCAACGCTAACCTTTAACCAGCGGTTGTCCTATATCCACCACTAACAACCTACACCCATACACGGGCCCATCATCTCTTCTCGCATCCATTTGACAGAAGGTTATTCCAGAAGGCGACAGAAGGGTGCAAATTCCCCATACAACCGCCAATGATTCACATGCCACCGATAGCAATAGAAAATTTGTTGCACGTGTCTTGGCATCAACAACAGACAACTCACTGAAAGCAACCGCCCCGCACACAAGCATGTGGAAATGTTTAACTAAAAATGAGGCCAGTATCCAGAAAAGACTTGCAAAATATGCAAGTCTATCCTTAAGTATTGTAGAAACAAGGTGGAACGATAGTTGACATGTTACTATTGACTATTTATTAGCTTGCTACTTAAGCTttactgtcttttttttaacctcaatCAGAATTGTGTTATTCAGTTCTTTGTTCGTTTCCACCTGATCATCTTGTCCTCTGCCCTAACCCAACCTCAACCCTAACACCTAACTCTTAAATCCTTAacccctaaccttaaccctctaACACAAACCTAACCGTTAACCCAACTCTAACCTTTGGGTTAATCACtcttactgcaaaaaaaaaaaaaaagtcattcaaatGAGTCTATCGGCGGCTTGAGACTTTTGCACAATACTTGTTTTTAATGATTATTTGGGTTGAGAAAAATGGTATGATAAGCCCCGCTTGAAACTCTTCCCACCATGTTTTTACTGCGCGATACGGGAAAATAAAAGTGGAAATGCTCAACAACGACGTGGCCGCTTTGTGTTTCGGAGTTGAACAAACAAGAGTTAAAGCAAAGCACGCAGTCAGCACTTTTTTCAAGGCCGCAGCTGGGATCGCCGCTCCCCGCACGTTCACATTACTTGGCCGACGTGCCGCATGTGCTCGGCAGGAAGTGCGGTGTCATGTTCTCAAAAAGGCCTTCCTCCTGTGTCGCCAGGCAGATTTTGGCTTCAGGTGGTCATAGTGGGGGTGAACTTCATGAGTAGTCCTCACTAGTGTTTTGATCCATAAAATTtcccaaaatattcaaataatttGAAAGACCAATATATGCCAATATAAATTTTCTCTATTTTAATTAAGCCAACCATCATCAAGAGTATATATGATTGTTCAAAAGTGTGTTGCGCTTTAAAATCACTGATAGAATGCAGGAATAAGAAGGActcaatttaataaaaaaaataatttattcttTGCGTCTGTGTAAatacaaaaagcaaaacaaaatttgTGCAAACAAACTGCAATGTCATGAGTATTTgaatatcaaataaataagCGTCCACACTGGTATGGAATGATGTCTGATATGAAGCTGTTATGGCAAATGatatggttttgttttctaattcttttttttttttttaatgaccacACATAGCTGTAGCTGCCATTTGGGCGGTTTCCATAGAAACTGAGGTACACACTTGAGAAAGCTTCACTCGTACCAGGTTGACATCCTTCTTTTTTAGAAGGTTACAGTCATCTTCAGCATTCCTCAATCAGCAGATCCTCGGAACAGTACAGTTTTTTCTTGATGACGCGGAATCCGGTGCTCAGCTTGATGGCTTGTCTTCCCGCTGGCACTTTGGAATTAAAAAGTCCTTGGATCTTGGGCCACAGCCCACCGGACTCTAGCCTAAGCACCAGAGTCAGTTGAAAGGTGGGCACCAGGTAGGGGTCCGCCGAGAGCTGCGCCACGCTCTCGCACAGTGCCCCCCGCTCCACGCACAGGTCCACCAGGGCGCCACGCAGGCCGCACGGCTCGCTGGCCGCCAGGTGCAGGAGTTCGCCCCCAATACGCTCCAGGAGCCGGTCGGGGATGAGGAGCTTGGCGCAGCGCAGGGCGCACGCCGAGTCCTTTGCCTCGCGCAGGCTTCGTTCGATCAGCTCCACCACCTTCTTCAAGACGGCCTCCTCGGTGGGGTCATAGAAAAGATCCTCCTCTGACAGGTCAGACGCTGTTGGGATCAAAAGGATAACGACATTAGAACCCAGACGGGGCGagtgggtaaaaaaaacaaccccggCGTTCCCACTGAAGTCCTCAGTACCAAATTGCACGTTTTACCCACCCGAGTCAGAGAGGTCGctcctgctgctgttgttggacCTGGACTCCATACTGTCAGTCAGTCTTTGCACCAGGTTGCCCCAAGATAGCCTCCTGGGACTGCTGTCCACCGGAGACGGGGGCAAGCTGCCGGTTTGCACGTTTGAGGCACTCGAATGCATCGCCTGTGTTGAAAAAGAGGCCACCAAACAAGAGGATGAGATCACTGTCGAATTTGCAGAAAGGCTAACAAAGGAAACTTGAGCTCTCAGAATGGCACTTAATTATGGAGCTCCTGGCATGATGTTGGGGGAAATGTTTAATAAATTGTAGCTACAACGAACATAGAATAATCATTTGTGGATGCCAAATAATATGCacacaaaatagtaatacagatTATTAATTTCCCCTTCCCCCCAtacttatgattttttttcctgcacggTCTTTTGAAAAGTCACTGAGCAGTCactgtgcactttttttttaaccgcagGATACAGAAGGTGCAGTACATTAGAATCAAATCTAAACTATACAACTCTGgagtaaaacttttttttttttttaacaaaagggATATTTTTAAGTGTTTTGACCATTTTCCTTTCCTTTAGCTAAACGCTCCGAATGATACTATTTAGAATGCTGTTAACAAACGTTAAAATTATAAATAGCAAAAACAGAGAAAGTGATCATTTTGCAGCGCATTTATTTTTACAGAGCTATCcgtttgaaaaatgaaaaagaaaaagtagcaGTAAGTGCACAATGACTTTGCGAATACAGTGCAATCGATTTTGA comes from the Syngnathus typhle isolate RoL2023-S1 ecotype Sweden linkage group LG18, RoL_Styp_1.0, whole genome shotgun sequence genome and includes:
- the dnajb12b gene encoding dnaJ homolog subfamily B member 12b, which encodes MEVNRDEAERCIDIAAAALGNDQPDKARRFLEKAQRLFPTEKARVLLKLISKNGFTPRHADLNGDSGPRPRQNQSDGSRGEEKPSETSNSYTAEQMDSVRRIKKCKDFYEILGVQKDASEDELKRSYRKLALKFHPDKNHAPGATDAFKAIGNAYGVLSNANKRRHYDSCGEEKRHPSRQAEANFDADISPEDLFNMFFGGGYPASSNHAYTTGRMRQQRPQRRERPRDGGLALFVQVMPILILVIVSALSQIMVKSPVYSLSYRPSAGHTQKRLTENLKVAYYVAEHFPKDVTDGNLKHLEQTVEDDYISNLRNNCWKEKQQKEGMLYRARYFGDTDLYQRAQRARTPSCAKLSEITASVHG
- the ddit4 gene encoding DNA damage-inducible transcript 4 protein, whose translation is MHSSASNVQTGSLPPSPVDSSPRRLSWGNLVQRLTDSMESRSNNSSRSDLSDSASDLSEEDLFYDPTEEAVLKKVVELIERSLREAKDSACALRCAKLLIPDRLLERIGGELLHLAASEPCGLRGALVDLCVERGALCESVAQLSADPYLVPTFQLTLVLRLESGGLWPKIQGLFNSKVPAGRQAIKLSTGFRVIKKKLYCSEDLLIEEC
- the scd gene encoding acyl-CoA desaturase, with translation MTEEGEQTEKQQQQQPASCNGSPMEASCTEDAFDHTYEEKQGPKPPTTIVWRNVVLMTLLHIGALYGVLLIPSASLSTLLWSTLCFVISALGVTAGAHRLWSHRSYKATLPLKIFLAMANSMSFQNDIYEWARDHRVHHKYSETDADPHNAVRGFFFAHIGWLLVRKHPDVIEKGRKLELHDLLADKVVMFQRNHYKKSVLLMCFMVPMFVPWYFWGESLWVAYFVPALLRYTLVLNATWLVNSAAHMWGNRPYDQSINPRENKFVTFSAIGEGFHNYHHTFPYDYATSEFGVKMNLTTCFIDLMCLLGLAKDRKRVTHEMVLARVQRTGDGSSRSG